In Bradyrhizobium sp. 1(2017), one DNA window encodes the following:
- a CDS encoding K(+)-transporting ATPase subunit F: protein MIFDYALAGAVSLGLLVYLTYALLRPERF, encoded by the coding sequence ATGATCTTCGATTATGCACTCGCCGGGGCGGTCTCGCTCGGCCTTCTTGTTTATCTCACCTACGCCTTGCTGCGGCCCGAGCGGTTCTGA